Proteins from a genomic interval of Caulobacter rhizosphaerae:
- a CDS encoding sensor histidine kinase: protein MLNVANAERSEQADHAALITLVETIEALSATRTIEEVAAVVRSAARRMSGADGVCFVLRDGDQCWYLDEDAIGPMWKGQRFPMSACISGWAMLHGQTVVVPDIYADDRIPHDAYRPTFVKSLVMTPVRPKDPIAAIGAYWAVGQTPSPDTVIRLEAMARATAAAIENARLYASLNEALERRTFLLRELDHRVKNTLASVQSIARQTLRAAPTPADFAESFESRLMGLSRAHELLTRQAWGRTDLRDVLEAALQPFGGLADPRFTARGPAIALTAETAVALHMTLHELMVNAAKHGALTSASGQVTVVWRIEEVEGDGEGGGGAGPSLVLEWVERGGPPVFVPKRQGFGTKLLERGVARDLGGEARLTYQPKGLSYALRAPLSDRIAAATAPRALA, encoded by the coding sequence GTGCTAAACGTCGCGAACGCCGAGCGTTCGGAACAGGCGGATCACGCCGCCCTGATCACGCTGGTCGAGACCATCGAGGCGCTGTCGGCCACGCGCACGATCGAGGAGGTCGCCGCGGTGGTCCGCTCGGCCGCCCGGCGCATGTCCGGCGCCGACGGCGTCTGCTTCGTCCTGCGCGACGGCGACCAGTGCTGGTACCTGGACGAAGACGCCATTGGCCCGATGTGGAAGGGCCAGCGCTTTCCGATGAGCGCCTGCATCTCCGGCTGGGCCATGCTGCACGGCCAGACGGTGGTGGTCCCCGACATCTACGCCGACGACCGCATTCCGCACGACGCCTACCGCCCGACCTTCGTCAAGAGCCTGGTGATGACGCCGGTGCGCCCCAAGGACCCGATCGCCGCGATCGGGGCCTACTGGGCGGTGGGCCAGACGCCCTCGCCGGACACGGTGATCCGGCTGGAGGCCATGGCCCGGGCCACGGCGGCGGCCATCGAGAACGCCAGGCTCTACGCCTCCCTGAACGAGGCCCTGGAGCGCCGCACCTTCCTGCTGCGCGAGCTGGACCACCGGGTGAAGAACACCCTGGCCTCCGTGCAGTCGATCGCCCGCCAGACCCTGCGCGCCGCCCCTACGCCGGCCGATTTCGCCGAGTCGTTCGAGTCGCGGCTGATGGGCCTGTCGCGGGCCCACGAGCTGCTGACCCGCCAGGCCTGGGGCCGCACCGACCTGCGCGACGTGCTGGAGGCGGCGCTGCAGCCGTTCGGCGGCCTGGCCGACCCGCGCTTCACCGCCCGCGGTCCCGCCATCGCCCTGACCGCCGAGACGGCGGTGGCCCTGCACATGACCCTGCACGAACTGATGGTCAACGCCGCCAAGCACGGGGCGCTGACCTCGGCCAGCGGCCAGGTCACGGTGGTCTGGCGGATCGAGGAGGTCGAGGGTGATGGCGAGGGCGGGGGCGGGGCCGGTCCCAGCCTCGTGCTCGAATGGGTCGAGCGCGGCGGTCCGCCGGTGTTCGTGCCCAAGCGCCAGGGGTTCGGCACCAAGCTGCTGGAGCGCGGGGTCGCCCGCGACCTGGGCGGCGAGGCCAGGCTGACCTACCAGCCCAAGGGCCTGAGCTACGCCCTGCGCGCGCCGCTGTCGGACCGGATCGCGGCGGCCACGGCGCCGAGGGCGCTGGCATGA
- a CDS encoding response regulator, producing MTAPRIMIVEDEALVALMVEDLLTDIGCRISGSFGAVDEALDYLKDAAAPPPALDGAVLDVNVGGTMVFPVAERLRAAGIPFVFATGYGALPRKGFEDVLVLNKPIDPVLLEGAVKGFGQAA from the coding sequence ATGACCGCGCCCCGCATCATGATCGTCGAGGACGAGGCCCTGGTGGCCCTGATGGTCGAGGACCTGCTGACCGACATCGGCTGCCGGATCTCCGGCTCGTTCGGCGCGGTCGACGAGGCCCTGGACTATCTGAAGGACGCGGCCGCCCCGCCGCCGGCCTTGGACGGCGCGGTGCTGGACGTCAATGTCGGCGGGACCATGGTCTTTCCGGTCGCCGAACGGCTGCGGGCGGCCGGCATCCCCTTCGTGTTCGCCACCGGCTACGGCGCCTTGCCCCGCAAGGGTTTCGAGGACGTCCTGGTGCTGAACAAGCCGATCGACCCGGTCCTGCTGGAGGGCGCGGTCAAGGGGTTCGGCCAGGCGGCGTGA
- a CDS encoding helix-turn-helix transcriptional regulator — MKNRLREARLARGWSQGELADRVDASRQTINAIEADKYDPSLPLAYRLAALFELPVEQIFFNPFVAGGED, encoded by the coding sequence GTGAAGAACCGGCTGCGCGAGGCCCGCCTGGCGCGGGGCTGGAGCCAGGGCGAACTGGCCGATCGGGTGGACGCTTCCCGCCAGACGATCAATGCGATCGAGGCCGACAAGTACGATCCCTCGCTGCCGCTGGCCTACCGTCTGGCCGCCCTGTTCGAGCTGCCGGTCGAGCAGATCTTCTTCAACCCGTTCGTGGCGGGCGGCGAGGATTGA
- a CDS encoding GFA family protein gives MTDLPLKARCHCGATQFEVTEAPTELGDCNCSFCSRRGALHAYYRPAQFKLTTARDRVSTYQWGHYLGQHHHCAICGCPTYSEFPSFDNGAPDFDDPRISINARLLVDFAWDQLPVRKYDGKAY, from the coding sequence ATGACCGACCTGCCGCTCAAGGCCCGCTGCCACTGCGGCGCCACCCAGTTCGAGGTGACCGAGGCGCCGACCGAACTGGGGGACTGCAACTGCTCGTTCTGCTCCCGGCGCGGCGCCCTGCACGCCTATTACCGGCCGGCCCAGTTCAAACTGACCACGGCCCGCGACCGGGTCTCGACCTATCAGTGGGGCCACTATCTGGGCCAGCACCACCACTGCGCCATCTGCGGCTGCCCGACCTATTCGGAATTTCCCAGCTTCGACAACGGCGCGCCCGACTTCGACGATCCGCGCATCAGCATCAACGCCCGGCTGCTGGTGGACTTCGCCTGGGACCAGCTGCCGGTGCGCAAGTACGACGGCAAGGCCTATTAG
- a CDS encoding Hsp20 family protein yields the protein MSTAFDFSPLYRSMIGVDRMADLAEAALRSNADASYPPFDVEKTGQDSYRVTIAAAGFSPAELEVTAQPNLLVVSGKKARAEEGERNFLHRGVAMRGFERRFELADHVVVRSASHADGLLTIELEREVPEALKPRRIEIGQARQQQLAGPDKARKAA from the coding sequence ATGAGCACCGCTTTCGACTTTTCCCCCCTTTATCGCTCGATGATCGGCGTCGACCGCATGGCCGACCTGGCCGAGGCGGCGCTGCGCAGCAACGCCGACGCCAGTTATCCGCCTTTCGACGTCGAGAAGACGGGCCAGGACAGCTATCGCGTGACGATCGCCGCCGCGGGCTTTTCGCCGGCCGAGCTGGAGGTGACCGCCCAGCCGAACCTGCTGGTGGTGTCCGGCAAGAAGGCCCGGGCCGAGGAAGGCGAGCGCAACTTCCTGCACCGAGGCGTGGCCATGCGCGGGTTCGAGCGGCGCTTCGAACTGGCCGACCACGTGGTGGTCCGGTCGGCGAGCCACGCCGACGGCCTGCTGACGATCGAGCTGGAGCGTGAAGTCCCCGAGGCGCTGAAGCCCCGGCGCATCGAGATCGGCCAGGCTCGCCAGCAGCAGCTGGCCGGGCCCGACAAGGCCCGCAAGGCGGCCTGA
- a CDS encoding TIM-barrel domain-containing protein, which produces MTDAKFQGRARRPWRLLIVGLALAAWPMAEAAHAQARPPASAVQQGEDGLTVRTAQGAVNVQVWGDNIVRVRRYRGAAPNRTSLAVVLPRPTQRLRVANTAAGVEITTPGLKVAIARDSGAVSFSDAAGKPYTRELLAAGDDGLAPATGGAPGQFSIRQAFEISGPQEFLGLGQHSDGALDRTGHSVLLQQKNTDVAVPMLWSTKGYGILWDNASVTTVEVGLPQAANQLAFRSEAGRDIDYYFIAGSKPDAVIAGYRRLTGAAPMMARWTWGFWQSRERYSSQDELVGIARRYRQMNIPIDAVIQDWQYWAPGQWGSHQFDPARYPDPKKMLADLKAMDVHAIVSVWPRFDADLANTKALEAAGVLFPPTYRNVYPEGSGRWYDAYGKAGRDLYWSQISKSMTPIGFDGYWLDASEAELGGEWGQMRALTTAAGPGAEVYNAYPLMHTTGVYDGQLKDAPGKRPFVLTRSAWLGQQRNAAVTWSGDIHGDWAVFRKQIPAGLNFVASGIPYWNTDIGGFFGGEPRDPDYRELFVRWFQFGAFTPMFRVHGTGPAKEIWRFDEPAQQILRRYVELRYRLLPYIYATSWRVTDQGYTMMRPLEMDFAADPRARGISDQYLFGQDLLVSPVVQPKAETRTVYLPGAAPWYDFWTGRRYAGGSTVTAAAPLEVLPIHVRAGAILPLAPVVPHAQAGADAPLEIRVYRGADGAFTLYDDEGDGQGYRQGRRATIDLRWNEARKTLTIGARKGRYPGMPRERVFNIVWVGDQTGAGLAVTPPARTVRYTGQETVVGAP; this is translated from the coding sequence ATGACCGACGCAAAGTTCCAGGGCCGGGCCAGACGGCCTTGGCGGCTCCTGATCGTGGGCCTGGCCCTGGCCGCCTGGCCGATGGCCGAGGCGGCGCACGCCCAGGCCAGGCCGCCGGCCTCGGCGGTCCAGCAGGGCGAGGACGGCCTCACGGTCCGCACGGCCCAGGGCGCGGTCAATGTGCAGGTCTGGGGCGACAACATCGTCCGGGTCCGGCGCTACCGCGGGGCGGCGCCGAACCGGACCAGCCTGGCGGTGGTCCTGCCGCGGCCCACTCAGCGCCTTCGCGTCGCCAACACCGCCGCGGGCGTCGAGATCACCACCCCGGGGCTGAAGGTGGCCATCGCCCGCGACAGCGGCGCGGTGTCGTTCAGCGACGCGGCCGGAAAGCCCTACACCCGCGAGTTGCTGGCGGCGGGGGACGACGGCCTGGCGCCAGCCACGGGCGGCGCGCCTGGCCAGTTCTCGATCCGCCAGGCGTTTGAGATCTCCGGTCCGCAGGAATTCCTGGGCCTTGGCCAGCATTCGGACGGCGCGCTCGACCGCACCGGCCACAGCGTGCTGCTGCAGCAGAAGAACACCGACGTCGCCGTGCCGATGCTGTGGTCGACGAAAGGCTACGGAATCCTGTGGGACAACGCCTCGGTGACGACCGTCGAGGTCGGCCTGCCCCAGGCCGCCAACCAGCTGGCGTTCCGGTCGGAGGCCGGGCGCGACATCGACTACTACTTCATCGCCGGCTCCAAGCCCGACGCGGTGATCGCCGGCTATCGCCGCCTGACCGGGGCGGCGCCGATGATGGCCCGCTGGACCTGGGGCTTCTGGCAATCACGCGAACGCTACAGCTCGCAGGACGAGCTGGTCGGGATCGCCCGCCGCTATCGCCAGATGAACATCCCGATCGATGCGGTGATCCAGGACTGGCAGTACTGGGCCCCGGGCCAATGGGGCTCGCACCAGTTCGATCCCGCCCGTTACCCCGACCCCAAGAAGATGCTGGCCGACCTGAAGGCGATGGACGTGCACGCCATCGTCTCGGTCTGGCCGCGCTTCGACGCGGACCTGGCCAACACCAAGGCGCTGGAGGCGGCCGGCGTGCTGTTCCCGCCGACCTACCGCAACGTCTATCCGGAAGGCTCCGGCCGCTGGTACGACGCCTATGGCAAGGCCGGGCGCGACCTCTACTGGTCGCAGATCTCCAAATCGATGACCCCGATCGGCTTCGACGGCTACTGGCTGGACGCCAGCGAGGCCGAGCTGGGCGGCGAATGGGGCCAGATGCGCGCCCTGACCACGGCGGCCGGCCCGGGGGCGGAGGTCTACAACGCCTATCCGCTGATGCACACGACGGGCGTCTATGACGGCCAGTTGAAGGACGCGCCCGGCAAGCGGCCGTTCGTGCTGACCCGCTCGGCGTGGCTCGGCCAGCAACGCAACGCCGCGGTCACCTGGTCGGGCGACATCCACGGCGACTGGGCGGTGTTCCGCAAGCAGATCCCGGCCGGGCTGAACTTCGTGGCCAGCGGCATCCCCTACTGGAACACCGACATCGGCGGCTTCTTCGGCGGCGAGCCCCGCGATCCCGACTATCGCGAGCTGTTCGTGCGCTGGTTCCAGTTCGGCGCCTTCACCCCGATGTTCCGGGTGCACGGCACGGGTCCGGCCAAGGAGATCTGGCGGTTCGACGAGCCGGCCCAACAGATCCTGCGGCGCTATGTCGAGCTGCGCTACCGGCTGCTGCCCTACATCTATGCGACGTCGTGGCGGGTCACCGACCAGGGCTACACGATGATGCGGCCGCTGGAGATGGACTTCGCCGCCGACCCGCGGGCCCGCGGGATTTCCGACCAGTACCTGTTCGGACAGGACCTGCTGGTCAGCCCGGTGGTCCAGCCCAAGGCCGAGACCCGGACCGTCTATCTGCCCGGCGCCGCGCCCTGGTACGACTTCTGGACCGGCCGCCGCTACGCTGGCGGATCGACGGTGACGGCCGCGGCGCCGCTGGAGGTCCTGCCGATCCATGTCCGGGCCGGGGCCATCCTGCCGCTGGCGCCGGTGGTTCCGCATGCCCAGGCGGGCGCCGACGCGCCGCTGGAGATCCGCGTCTATCGCGGGGCCGACGGCGCCTTCACCCTCTATGACGACGAGGGCGACGGCCAGGGCTACCGGCAGGGGCGGCGGGCGACCATCGACCTGCGCTGGAACGAGGCCCGCAAGACCCTGACGATCGGGGCGCGGAAGGGACGCTATCCCGGCATGCCGCGCGAGCGGGTCTTCAACATCGTCTGGGTCGGCGACCAGACCGGCGCGGGCCTGGCGGTGACGCCGCCGGCCCGGACGGTGCGCTACACCGGCCAGGAGACGGTGGTGGGCGCGCCTTAG
- a CDS encoding CarD family transcriptional regulator, with protein MSKSGLEFSVGDHVVYPAHGVGSIQGVETQEVAGMSLEVYIITFDHEKMTLRVPTKKAKTAGLRPLAEGNVVSQALTTLKGRARVKRTMWSRRAQEYEAKINSGDLISIAEVVRDLHRAENQPEQSYSERQLYESALDRMAREVAAIERIDREAAIGILTKSLVKNAA; from the coding sequence ATGAGCAAGAGCGGTCTGGAATTCTCGGTCGGCGATCACGTCGTTTATCCCGCGCACGGCGTGGGCAGCATCCAGGGCGTCGAGACCCAGGAAGTGGCCGGGATGTCGCTCGAGGTCTACATCATCACCTTCGACCACGAGAAGATGACCCTGCGCGTGCCGACCAAGAAGGCCAAGACCGCGGGCCTGCGCCCGCTGGCCGAAGGCAATGTCGTCAGCCAGGCCCTGACCACGCTGAAGGGCCGCGCCCGCGTGAAGCGCACCATGTGGTCGCGCCGCGCCCAGGAATACGAAGCCAAGATCAATTCAGGCGACCTGATCTCGATCGCCGAGGTGGTTCGCGACCTGCACCGCGCCGAAAACCAGCCGGAACAGTCCTATTCCGAGCGCCAGCTCTATGAATCGGCCCTGGACCGCATGGCCCGGGAAGTCGCCGCCATCGAGCGCATCGACCGCGAAGCCGCCATCGGCATCCTGACCAAGTCTCTGGTCAAGAACGCCGCCTGA
- a CDS encoding methyltransferase: MTVSRPPFGLAPALLAGSVGGLAHVGLLALGGAAGGDVRPWGLAAIAGLAAAIEAGCAAGIQADHRPLPASHDRVYGALSAAGALLFLLLTAGPLADWPRFSTRLTLGPGWIGLALALSLVGIVLRALAIRRLGARFSSGNVVDGRAGLETAGVYRLLAHPSEAGLLLLAAGAALLSASPWSLVVLGALYGSALARIGLEEATLRDRHGCIYKMYRADRFDPFPSWVRDR, translated from the coding sequence ATGACCGTGTCCAGACCCCCTTTCGGCCTTGCGCCGGCCCTGCTGGCTGGAAGCGTCGGCGGGCTGGCGCACGTGGGATTGCTGGCGCTAGGCGGGGCGGCGGGCGGCGATGTCCGCCCCTGGGGCCTGGCGGCGATCGCCGGCCTTGCCGCGGCCATCGAAGCCGGCTGCGCGGCGGGGATCCAGGCCGACCACCGGCCGCTCCCCGCCAGTCACGACCGCGTCTATGGCGCGCTGTCGGCGGCCGGCGCCCTGCTTTTCCTTCTGCTGACCGCGGGACCGTTGGCCGACTGGCCCCGATTCTCGACCCGGCTGACCCTTGGACCGGGCTGGATTGGCCTGGCCTTGGCGCTGAGCCTCGTCGGCATCGTCTTGCGGGCCCTGGCGATCCGGCGACTGGGCGCCCGCTTCAGCAGCGGCAACGTCGTGGACGGTCGCGCCGGCCTGGAGACGGCCGGCGTCTATCGCCTGCTGGCCCATCCTTCGGAGGCTGGGCTGCTGCTGCTGGCGGCCGGCGCGGCCCTGCTGAGCGCCTCGCCGTGGAGCCTGGTCGTCCTGGGCGCGCTCTACGGCTCGGCGCTGGCCCGGATCGGCCTTGAGGAAGCGACGTTGCGCGACCGGCACGGTTGCATCTACAAAATGTATCGCGCCGATCGCTTCGATCCGTTCCCCTCCTGGGTCCGGGATCGCTAG
- the fdxA gene encoding ferredoxin FdxA produces the protein MTYIVTDACIKCKFMDCVEVCPVDCFYEGENFLAINPDECIDCGVCEPECPIDAIKPDTEDEPDGKWLRINSEYAKIWPNITVKGTPPADREDFERETGKFEKYFSEKPGKGS, from the coding sequence ATGACCTACATCGTTACCGACGCCTGCATCAAATGTAAGTTCATGGACTGCGTCGAGGTGTGCCCGGTCGACTGCTTCTATGAGGGCGAGAACTTCCTGGCCATCAATCCGGACGAATGCATCGACTGCGGCGTCTGCGAGCCCGAGTGCCCGATCGACGCCATCAAGCCCGACACCGAGGACGAGCCGGACGGCAAGTGGCTGCGGATCAATTCCGAATACGCCAAGATCTGGCCGAACATCACGGTCAAGGGCACGCCCCCCGCCGACCGCGAAGACTTCGAACGCGAAACCGGCAAGTTCGAGAAATATTTCAGCGAAAAGCCCGGCAAGGGCAGCTGA